A window from Parus major isolate Abel chromosome 27, Parus_major1.1, whole genome shotgun sequence encodes these proteins:
- the MAPT gene encoding microtubule-associated protein tau isoform X17, with the protein MMEDHAPGQEKHFSSAEEAGVGATPNLEDHAAGDATQGRVDKEGTEADEKKPKTSSPCPAKPPGSLPPLRHAAPPKPPCSPASACKRSASSGVQETKAKGPEARGGSKTGSARAGQAQRNSTNATRIPAKTPTAPKTPPSSGRKEQKKPPPAAAKTEKGEQPKSGDRSGYSSPGSPGTPGSRSRTPSLPTPPAREPKKVAVVRTPPKSPASAKTRVQPSAAPMPDLKNVKSKIGSTDNLKHQPGGGKVQIINKKLDFSSVQSKCGSKDNIKHIPGGGSVQIINKKLDFSSVQSRCGSKDNIKHIPGGGSVQIVYKPVDLSHVTSKCGSLGNIHHKPGGGQVEVKSEKLDFKDKVQSKIGSLDNISHVPGGGNKKIETHKLTFRENAKAKTDHGAEIVYKSPTISGDASPRRLSNVSSTGSINLVDSPQLATLADEVSASLAKQGL; encoded by the exons ATGATGGAGGATCACGCACCTGGCCAGGAAAAACACTTCTCATCAG ctgaagaGGCGGGCGTGGGAGCCACTCCCAACCTGGAGGACCACGCCGCAGGAGATGCCACTCAAG GTCGTGTTGACAAGGAAGGGACCGAAGCTGATGAAAAGAAACCCAAG ACATCCTCACCTTGCCCTGCCAAGCCCCCTGGCTCCCTGCCCCCCCTCCGGCACGCAGCCCCTCCGAaacctccctgcagccctgcctctgcctgcaAACGTTCTGCCAGCTCAGGAGTGCAGGAGACAAAAGCCAAG ggcccGGAGGCGAGGGGTGGCTCCAAGACGGGCTCGGCGCGCGCGGGGCAGGCGCAGAGGAACTCCACCAACGCCACCCGCATCCCGGCCAAGACCCCCACGGCCCCCAAGACCCCTCCCAGCTCCG gcagaaaggagcagaaaaaaccacctcctgcagcagcaaagacTGAGAAAG GTGAGCAGCCCAAGTCTGGAGACAGAAGCGGTTACAGCAGTCCCGGCTCCCCCGGGACTCCAGGCAGCCGTTCCCGCACCCCCTCTCTGCCCACCCCACCAGCCAGGGAGCCCAAGAAGGTGGCAGTGGTTCGCACCCCTCCGAAATCCCCCGCCTCTGCCAAGACCCGCGTGCAGCCGTCGGCCGCGCCCATGCCCGACCTGAAAAACGTCAAGTCCAAAATCGGCTCCACGGATAACCTGAAGCACCAGCCCGGAGGTGGCAAG GTGCAGATAATTAATAAGAAGCTGGACTTTAGCAGCGTTCAATCCAAGTGTGGCTCAAAGGATAATATCAAACACATCCCGGGCGGAGGCAGT GTGCAGATAATTAATAAGAAGCTGGACTTTAGCAGCGTTCAATCCAGGTGTGGCTCAAAGGATAATATCAAACACATCCCGGGCGGAGGCAGT GTGCAAATCGTTTACAAACCGGTGGACCTGAGCCATGTGACATCCAAATGTGGTTCCCTGGGCAACATCCATCACAAACCAG GTGGTGGCCAGGTGGAGGTGAAATCTGAGAAACTGGACTTCAAAGATAAGGTGCAGTCGAAAATCGGGTCCCTAGACAACATCAGCCACGTTCCTGGAGGAGGCAATAAAAAG ATTGAGACTCACAAGCTGACCTTCCGCGAGAACGCCAAAGCCAAGACCGACCACGGCGCCGAAATCGTCTACAAGTCCCCGACCATCTCCGGAGATGCCTCCCCGCGCCGCCTTAGCAACGTCTCCTCCACCGGCAGCATCAACCTGGTGGACTCCCCCCAGCTGGCCACGCTAGCCGACGAGGTGTCCGCCTCGCTGGCCAAGCAGGGCTTGTGA
- the MAPT gene encoding microtubule-associated protein tau isoform X24 — protein sequence MMEDHAPGQEKHFSSGYPLQIPVDDGSDEPVSETSDAKSTPTTEAEEAGVGATPNLEDHAAGDATQGRVDKEGTEADEKKPKGPEARGGSKTGSARAGQAQRNSTNATRIPAKTPTAPKTPPSSGEQPKSGDRSGYSSPGSPGTPGSRSRTPSLPTPPAREPKKVAVVRTPPKSPASAKTRVQPSAAPMPDLKNVKSKIGSTDNLKHQPGGGKVQIVYKPVDLSHVTSKCGSLGNIHHKPGGGQVEVKSEKLDFKDKVQSKIGSLDNISHVPGGGNKKIETHKLTFRENAKAKTDHGAEIVYKSPTISGDASPRRLSNVSSTGSINLVDSPQLATLADEVSASLAKQGL from the exons ATGATGGAGGATCACGCACCTGGCCAGGAAAAACACTTCTCATCAG GCTATCCCCTTCAGATACCAGTCGATGATGGATCGGATGAGCCTGTTTCTGAAACATCTGACGCTAAGAGCACCCCAACTACGGAAG ctgaagaGGCGGGCGTGGGAGCCACTCCCAACCTGGAGGACCACGCCGCAGGAGATGCCACTCAAG GTCGTGTTGACAAGGAAGGGACCGAAGCTGATGAAAAGAAACCCAAG ggcccGGAGGCGAGGGGTGGCTCCAAGACGGGCTCGGCGCGCGCGGGGCAGGCGCAGAGGAACTCCACCAACGCCACCCGCATCCCGGCCAAGACCCCCACGGCCCCCAAGACCCCTCCCAGCTCCG GTGAGCAGCCCAAGTCTGGAGACAGAAGCGGTTACAGCAGTCCCGGCTCCCCCGGGACTCCAGGCAGCCGTTCCCGCACCCCCTCTCTGCCCACCCCACCAGCCAGGGAGCCCAAGAAGGTGGCAGTGGTTCGCACCCCTCCGAAATCCCCCGCCTCTGCCAAGACCCGCGTGCAGCCGTCGGCCGCGCCCATGCCCGACCTGAAAAACGTCAAGTCCAAAATCGGCTCCACGGATAACCTGAAGCACCAGCCCGGAGGTGGCAAG GTGCAAATCGTTTACAAACCGGTGGACCTGAGCCATGTGACATCCAAATGTGGTTCCCTGGGCAACATCCATCACAAACCAG GTGGTGGCCAGGTGGAGGTGAAATCTGAGAAACTGGACTTCAAAGATAAGGTGCAGTCGAAAATCGGGTCCCTAGACAACATCAGCCACGTTCCTGGAGGAGGCAATAAAAAG ATTGAGACTCACAAGCTGACCTTCCGCGAGAACGCCAAAGCCAAGACCGACCACGGCGCCGAAATCGTCTACAAGTCCCCGACCATCTCCGGAGATGCCTCCCCGCGCCGCCTTAGCAACGTCTCCTCCACCGGCAGCATCAACCTGGTGGACTCCCCCCAGCTGGCCACGCTAGCCGACGAGGTGTCCGCCTCGCTGGCCAAGCAGGGCTTGTGA
- the MAPT gene encoding microtubule-associated protein tau isoform X20 — MMEDHAPGQEKHFSSGYPLQIPVDDGSDEPVSETSDAKSTPTTEDATAPLVEEGDHEDQGGVEQHGEIPEGTTAEEAGVGATPNLEDHAAGDATQGRVDKEGTEADEKKPKGPEARGGSKTGSARAGQAQRNSTNATRIPAKTPTAPKTPPSSGRKEQKKPPPAAAKTEKGEQPKSGDRSGYSSPGSPGTPGSRSRTPSLPTPPAREPKKVAVVRTPPKSPASAKTRVQPSAAPMPDLKNVKSKIGSTDNLKHQPGGGKVQIVYKPVDLSHVTSKCGSLGNIHHKPGGGQVEVKSEKLDFKDKVQSKIGSLDNISHVPGGGNKKIETHKLTFRENAKAKTDHGAEIVYKSPTISGDASPRRLSNVSSTGSINLVDSPQLATLADEVSASLAKQGL; from the exons ATGATGGAGGATCACGCACCTGGCCAGGAAAAACACTTCTCATCAG GCTATCCCCTTCAGATACCAGTCGATGATGGATCGGATGAGCCTGTTTCTGAAACATCTGACGCTAAGAGCACCCCAACTACGGAAG ATGCCACAGCACCTTTAGTGGAGGAAGGAGACCACGAGGATCAGGGTGGTGTGGAGCAGCACGGGGAGATCCCAGAAGGAACCACAG ctgaagaGGCGGGCGTGGGAGCCACTCCCAACCTGGAGGACCACGCCGCAGGAGATGCCACTCAAG GTCGTGTTGACAAGGAAGGGACCGAAGCTGATGAAAAGAAACCCAAG ggcccGGAGGCGAGGGGTGGCTCCAAGACGGGCTCGGCGCGCGCGGGGCAGGCGCAGAGGAACTCCACCAACGCCACCCGCATCCCGGCCAAGACCCCCACGGCCCCCAAGACCCCTCCCAGCTCCG gcagaaaggagcagaaaaaaccacctcctgcagcagcaaagacTGAGAAAG GTGAGCAGCCCAAGTCTGGAGACAGAAGCGGTTACAGCAGTCCCGGCTCCCCCGGGACTCCAGGCAGCCGTTCCCGCACCCCCTCTCTGCCCACCCCACCAGCCAGGGAGCCCAAGAAGGTGGCAGTGGTTCGCACCCCTCCGAAATCCCCCGCCTCTGCCAAGACCCGCGTGCAGCCGTCGGCCGCGCCCATGCCCGACCTGAAAAACGTCAAGTCCAAAATCGGCTCCACGGATAACCTGAAGCACCAGCCCGGAGGTGGCAAG GTGCAAATCGTTTACAAACCGGTGGACCTGAGCCATGTGACATCCAAATGTGGTTCCCTGGGCAACATCCATCACAAACCAG GTGGTGGCCAGGTGGAGGTGAAATCTGAGAAACTGGACTTCAAAGATAAGGTGCAGTCGAAAATCGGGTCCCTAGACAACATCAGCCACGTTCCTGGAGGAGGCAATAAAAAG ATTGAGACTCACAAGCTGACCTTCCGCGAGAACGCCAAAGCCAAGACCGACCACGGCGCCGAAATCGTCTACAAGTCCCCGACCATCTCCGGAGATGCCTCCCCGCGCCGCCTTAGCAACGTCTCCTCCACCGGCAGCATCAACCTGGTGGACTCCCCCCAGCTGGCCACGCTAGCCGACGAGGTGTCCGCCTCGCTGGCCAAGCAGGGCTTGTGA
- the MAPT gene encoding microtubule-associated protein tau isoform X9 — translation MMEDHAPGQEKHFSSAEEAGVGATPNLEDHAAGDATQGELSSPKLQPGPQEQVGEAGEGSRQPPEQGPGLQPLSHGTRAPAAAPTRIEVTIPIPLDMYQGSAVSEGSSELWGEGGSAVEPELGRGVHTQGVAAAGDTGDRKEEPPCATATSKEGSGGQERDEDRDIDETWEQGLPSPAGQRVSLGPEEGSWPAVAKEAREECDGEDKSKGVLRDVPGGAVLAEAGSHKAGEDQEEKPQLLGGEGGADVTVSEPSESVSQNQAEPKDREDSGPVLEAAELPAEAADDVKDKAAPLADAGGRRTPRRKPGGLAADKGSRVPLLKGRVDKEGTEADEKKPKTSSPCPAKPPGSLPPLRHAAPPKPPCSPASACKRSASSGVQETKAKGPEARGGSKTGSARAGQAQRNSTNATRIPAKTPTAPKTPPSSGRKEQKKPPPAAAKTEKGEQPKSGDRSGYSSPGSPGTPGSRSRTPSLPTPPAREPKKVAVVRTPPKSPASAKTRVQPSAAPMPDLKNVKSKIGSTDNLKHQPGGGKVQIINKKLDFSSVQSKCGSKDNIKHIPGGGSVQIINKKLDFSSVQSRCGSKDNIKHIPGGGSVQIVYKPVDLSHVTSKCGSLGNIHHKPGGGQVEVKSEKLDFKDKVQSKIGSLDNISHVPGGGNKKIETHKLTFRENAKAKTDHGAEIVYKSPTISGDASPRRLSNVSSTGSINLVDSPQLATLADEVSASLAKQGL, via the exons ATGATGGAGGATCACGCACCTGGCCAGGAAAAACACTTCTCATCAG ctgaagaGGCGGGCGTGGGAGCCACTCCCAACCTGGAGGACCACGCCGCAGGAGATGCCACTCAAG GCGAGCTGAGCTCTCCaaagctccagcctggccctcaGGAGCAggtgggagaggcaggagaaggtTCCAGgcagcccccagagcagggacCGGGGCTTCAGCCTCTGTCCCATGGAACGAGGGCTccggcagcagctcccaccagaATCGAGGTCACCATCCCCATCCCCCTGGACATGTACCAAGGCTCTGCAGTGTCTGAAGGCAGCAGCGAGCTGTGGGGTGAGGGAGGCAGCGCTgtggagccagagctgggccgaggtgtgcacacacagggtgtggcagcagcaggtgacacaggtgaccGTAAAGAGGAGCCTCCGTGTGCCACAGCCACGTCAAAGGAAGGTTCTGGAGGACAGGAGAGAGATGAGGACCGGGATATTGATGAAACTTGGGAGCAGGGTTTGCCTTCCCCTGCGGGTCAGCGTGTTTCCCTGGGACCTGAGGAGGGCTCATGGCCAGCAGTTGCCAAGGAGGCTCGTGAAGAATGTGATGGAGAAGACAAGTCCAAAGGTGTCCTCAGAGACGTCCCAGGAGGGGCAGTTCTGGCTGAAGCTGGGTCACATAAAGCAGGAGAGGACCAGGAGGAgaagccacagctgctggggggAGAAGGAGGCGCAGACGTCACCGTGTCGGAGCCTTCTGAAAGCGTCTCCCAAAACCAGGCTGAGCCCAAGGACAGAGAAGATTCTGGGCCCGTGCTGGAAGCAGCTGAACTGCCAGCTGAGGCAGCAGATGATGTGAAGGACAAAGCAGCTCCTTTGGCAGATGCAGGGGGCCGCAGGACGCCCAGGAGGAAGCCCGGTGGCCTGGCTGCAGACAAGGGCAGCCGTGTCCCTCTGCTCAAAG GTCGTGTTGACAAGGAAGGGACCGAAGCTGATGAAAAGAAACCCAAG ACATCCTCACCTTGCCCTGCCAAGCCCCCTGGCTCCCTGCCCCCCCTCCGGCACGCAGCCCCTCCGAaacctccctgcagccctgcctctgcctgcaAACGTTCTGCCAGCTCAGGAGTGCAGGAGACAAAAGCCAAG ggcccGGAGGCGAGGGGTGGCTCCAAGACGGGCTCGGCGCGCGCGGGGCAGGCGCAGAGGAACTCCACCAACGCCACCCGCATCCCGGCCAAGACCCCCACGGCCCCCAAGACCCCTCCCAGCTCCG gcagaaaggagcagaaaaaaccacctcctgcagcagcaaagacTGAGAAAG GTGAGCAGCCCAAGTCTGGAGACAGAAGCGGTTACAGCAGTCCCGGCTCCCCCGGGACTCCAGGCAGCCGTTCCCGCACCCCCTCTCTGCCCACCCCACCAGCCAGGGAGCCCAAGAAGGTGGCAGTGGTTCGCACCCCTCCGAAATCCCCCGCCTCTGCCAAGACCCGCGTGCAGCCGTCGGCCGCGCCCATGCCCGACCTGAAAAACGTCAAGTCCAAAATCGGCTCCACGGATAACCTGAAGCACCAGCCCGGAGGTGGCAAG GTGCAGATAATTAATAAGAAGCTGGACTTTAGCAGCGTTCAATCCAAGTGTGGCTCAAAGGATAATATCAAACACATCCCGGGCGGAGGCAGT GTGCAGATAATTAATAAGAAGCTGGACTTTAGCAGCGTTCAATCCAGGTGTGGCTCAAAGGATAATATCAAACACATCCCGGGCGGAGGCAGT GTGCAAATCGTTTACAAACCGGTGGACCTGAGCCATGTGACATCCAAATGTGGTTCCCTGGGCAACATCCATCACAAACCAG GTGGTGGCCAGGTGGAGGTGAAATCTGAGAAACTGGACTTCAAAGATAAGGTGCAGTCGAAAATCGGGTCCCTAGACAACATCAGCCACGTTCCTGGAGGAGGCAATAAAAAG ATTGAGACTCACAAGCTGACCTTCCGCGAGAACGCCAAAGCCAAGACCGACCACGGCGCCGAAATCGTCTACAAGTCCCCGACCATCTCCGGAGATGCCTCCCCGCGCCGCCTTAGCAACGTCTCCTCCACCGGCAGCATCAACCTGGTGGACTCCCCCCAGCTGGCCACGCTAGCCGACGAGGTGTCCGCCTCGCTGGCCAAGCAGGGCTTGTGA
- the MAPT gene encoding microtubule-associated protein tau isoform X4 → MMEDHAPGQEKHFSSGYPLQIPVDDGSDEPVSETSDAKSTPTTEAEEAGVGATPNLEDHAAGDATQGELSSPKLQPGPQEQVGEAGEGSRQPPEQGPGLQPLSHGTRAPAAAPTRIEVTIPIPLDMYQGSAVSEGSSELWGEGGSAVEPELGRGVHTQGVAAAGDTGDRKEEPPCATATSKEGSGGQERDEDRDIDETWEQGLPSPAGQRVSLGPEEGSWPAVAKEAREECDGEDKSKGVLRDVPGGAVLAEAGSHKAGEDQEEKPQLLGGEGGADVTVSEPSESVSQNQAEPKDREDSGPVLEAAELPAEAADDVKDKAAPLADAGGRRTPRRKPGGLAADKGSRVPLLKGRVDKEGTEADEKKPKTSSPCPAKPPGSLPPLRHAAPPKPPCSPASACKRSASSGVQETKAKGPEARGGSKTGSARAGQAQRNSTNATRIPAKTPTAPKTPPSSGRKEQKKPPPAAAKTEKGEQPKSGDRSGYSSPGSPGTPGSRSRTPSLPTPPAREPKKVAVVRTPPKSPASAKTRVQPSAAPMPDLKNVKSKIGSTDNLKHQPGGGKVQIINKKLDFSSVQSKCGSKDNIKHIPGGGSVQIINKKLDFSSVQSRCGSKDNIKHIPGGGSVQIVYKPVDLSHVTSKCGSLGNIHHKPGGGQVEVKSEKLDFKDKVQSKIGSLDNISHVPGGGNKKIETHKLTFRENAKAKTDHGAEIVYKSPTISGDASPRRLSNVSSTGSINLVDSPQLATLADEVSASLAKQGL, encoded by the exons ATGATGGAGGATCACGCACCTGGCCAGGAAAAACACTTCTCATCAG GCTATCCCCTTCAGATACCAGTCGATGATGGATCGGATGAGCCTGTTTCTGAAACATCTGACGCTAAGAGCACCCCAACTACGGAAG ctgaagaGGCGGGCGTGGGAGCCACTCCCAACCTGGAGGACCACGCCGCAGGAGATGCCACTCAAG GCGAGCTGAGCTCTCCaaagctccagcctggccctcaGGAGCAggtgggagaggcaggagaaggtTCCAGgcagcccccagagcagggacCGGGGCTTCAGCCTCTGTCCCATGGAACGAGGGCTccggcagcagctcccaccagaATCGAGGTCACCATCCCCATCCCCCTGGACATGTACCAAGGCTCTGCAGTGTCTGAAGGCAGCAGCGAGCTGTGGGGTGAGGGAGGCAGCGCTgtggagccagagctgggccgaggtgtgcacacacagggtgtggcagcagcaggtgacacaggtgaccGTAAAGAGGAGCCTCCGTGTGCCACAGCCACGTCAAAGGAAGGTTCTGGAGGACAGGAGAGAGATGAGGACCGGGATATTGATGAAACTTGGGAGCAGGGTTTGCCTTCCCCTGCGGGTCAGCGTGTTTCCCTGGGACCTGAGGAGGGCTCATGGCCAGCAGTTGCCAAGGAGGCTCGTGAAGAATGTGATGGAGAAGACAAGTCCAAAGGTGTCCTCAGAGACGTCCCAGGAGGGGCAGTTCTGGCTGAAGCTGGGTCACATAAAGCAGGAGAGGACCAGGAGGAgaagccacagctgctggggggAGAAGGAGGCGCAGACGTCACCGTGTCGGAGCCTTCTGAAAGCGTCTCCCAAAACCAGGCTGAGCCCAAGGACAGAGAAGATTCTGGGCCCGTGCTGGAAGCAGCTGAACTGCCAGCTGAGGCAGCAGATGATGTGAAGGACAAAGCAGCTCCTTTGGCAGATGCAGGGGGCCGCAGGACGCCCAGGAGGAAGCCCGGTGGCCTGGCTGCAGACAAGGGCAGCCGTGTCCCTCTGCTCAAAG GTCGTGTTGACAAGGAAGGGACCGAAGCTGATGAAAAGAAACCCAAG ACATCCTCACCTTGCCCTGCCAAGCCCCCTGGCTCCCTGCCCCCCCTCCGGCACGCAGCCCCTCCGAaacctccctgcagccctgcctctgcctgcaAACGTTCTGCCAGCTCAGGAGTGCAGGAGACAAAAGCCAAG ggcccGGAGGCGAGGGGTGGCTCCAAGACGGGCTCGGCGCGCGCGGGGCAGGCGCAGAGGAACTCCACCAACGCCACCCGCATCCCGGCCAAGACCCCCACGGCCCCCAAGACCCCTCCCAGCTCCG gcagaaaggagcagaaaaaaccacctcctgcagcagcaaagacTGAGAAAG GTGAGCAGCCCAAGTCTGGAGACAGAAGCGGTTACAGCAGTCCCGGCTCCCCCGGGACTCCAGGCAGCCGTTCCCGCACCCCCTCTCTGCCCACCCCACCAGCCAGGGAGCCCAAGAAGGTGGCAGTGGTTCGCACCCCTCCGAAATCCCCCGCCTCTGCCAAGACCCGCGTGCAGCCGTCGGCCGCGCCCATGCCCGACCTGAAAAACGTCAAGTCCAAAATCGGCTCCACGGATAACCTGAAGCACCAGCCCGGAGGTGGCAAG GTGCAGATAATTAATAAGAAGCTGGACTTTAGCAGCGTTCAATCCAAGTGTGGCTCAAAGGATAATATCAAACACATCCCGGGCGGAGGCAGT GTGCAGATAATTAATAAGAAGCTGGACTTTAGCAGCGTTCAATCCAGGTGTGGCTCAAAGGATAATATCAAACACATCCCGGGCGGAGGCAGT GTGCAAATCGTTTACAAACCGGTGGACCTGAGCCATGTGACATCCAAATGTGGTTCCCTGGGCAACATCCATCACAAACCAG GTGGTGGCCAGGTGGAGGTGAAATCTGAGAAACTGGACTTCAAAGATAAGGTGCAGTCGAAAATCGGGTCCCTAGACAACATCAGCCACGTTCCTGGAGGAGGCAATAAAAAG ATTGAGACTCACAAGCTGACCTTCCGCGAGAACGCCAAAGCCAAGACCGACCACGGCGCCGAAATCGTCTACAAGTCCCCGACCATCTCCGGAGATGCCTCCCCGCGCCGCCTTAGCAACGTCTCCTCCACCGGCAGCATCAACCTGGTGGACTCCCCCCAGCTGGCCACGCTAGCCGACGAGGTGTCCGCCTCGCTGGCCAAGCAGGGCTTGTGA
- the MAPT gene encoding microtubule-associated protein tau isoform X15: MMEDHAPGQEKHFSSGYPLQIPVDDGSDEPVSETSDAKSTPTTEAEEAGVGATPNLEDHAAGDATQGRVDKEGTEADEKKPKTSSPCPAKPPGSLPPLRHAAPPKPPCSPASACKRSASSGVQETKAKGPEARGGSKTGSARAGQAQRNSTNATRIPAKTPTAPKTPPSSGRKEQKKPPPAAAKTEKGEQPKSGDRSGYSSPGSPGTPGSRSRTPSLPTPPAREPKKVAVVRTPPKSPASAKTRVQPSAAPMPDLKNVKSKIGSTDNLKHQPGGGKVQIINKKLDFSSVQSKCGSKDNIKHIPGGGSVQIINKKLDFSSVQSRCGSKDNIKHIPGGGSVQIVYKPVDLSHVTSKCGSLGNIHHKPGGGQVEVKSEKLDFKDKVQSKIGSLDNISHVPGGGNKKIETHKLTFRENAKAKTDHGAEIVYKSPTISGDASPRRLSNVSSTGSINLVDSPQLATLADEVSASLAKQGL, translated from the exons ATGATGGAGGATCACGCACCTGGCCAGGAAAAACACTTCTCATCAG GCTATCCCCTTCAGATACCAGTCGATGATGGATCGGATGAGCCTGTTTCTGAAACATCTGACGCTAAGAGCACCCCAACTACGGAAG ctgaagaGGCGGGCGTGGGAGCCACTCCCAACCTGGAGGACCACGCCGCAGGAGATGCCACTCAAG GTCGTGTTGACAAGGAAGGGACCGAAGCTGATGAAAAGAAACCCAAG ACATCCTCACCTTGCCCTGCCAAGCCCCCTGGCTCCCTGCCCCCCCTCCGGCACGCAGCCCCTCCGAaacctccctgcagccctgcctctgcctgcaAACGTTCTGCCAGCTCAGGAGTGCAGGAGACAAAAGCCAAG ggcccGGAGGCGAGGGGTGGCTCCAAGACGGGCTCGGCGCGCGCGGGGCAGGCGCAGAGGAACTCCACCAACGCCACCCGCATCCCGGCCAAGACCCCCACGGCCCCCAAGACCCCTCCCAGCTCCG gcagaaaggagcagaaaaaaccacctcctgcagcagcaaagacTGAGAAAG GTGAGCAGCCCAAGTCTGGAGACAGAAGCGGTTACAGCAGTCCCGGCTCCCCCGGGACTCCAGGCAGCCGTTCCCGCACCCCCTCTCTGCCCACCCCACCAGCCAGGGAGCCCAAGAAGGTGGCAGTGGTTCGCACCCCTCCGAAATCCCCCGCCTCTGCCAAGACCCGCGTGCAGCCGTCGGCCGCGCCCATGCCCGACCTGAAAAACGTCAAGTCCAAAATCGGCTCCACGGATAACCTGAAGCACCAGCCCGGAGGTGGCAAG GTGCAGATAATTAATAAGAAGCTGGACTTTAGCAGCGTTCAATCCAAGTGTGGCTCAAAGGATAATATCAAACACATCCCGGGCGGAGGCAGT GTGCAGATAATTAATAAGAAGCTGGACTTTAGCAGCGTTCAATCCAGGTGTGGCTCAAAGGATAATATCAAACACATCCCGGGCGGAGGCAGT GTGCAAATCGTTTACAAACCGGTGGACCTGAGCCATGTGACATCCAAATGTGGTTCCCTGGGCAACATCCATCACAAACCAG GTGGTGGCCAGGTGGAGGTGAAATCTGAGAAACTGGACTTCAAAGATAAGGTGCAGTCGAAAATCGGGTCCCTAGACAACATCAGCCACGTTCCTGGAGGAGGCAATAAAAAG ATTGAGACTCACAAGCTGACCTTCCGCGAGAACGCCAAAGCCAAGACCGACCACGGCGCCGAAATCGTCTACAAGTCCCCGACCATCTCCGGAGATGCCTCCCCGCGCCGCCTTAGCAACGTCTCCTCCACCGGCAGCATCAACCTGGTGGACTCCCCCCAGCTGGCCACGCTAGCCGACGAGGTGTCCGCCTCGCTGGCCAAGCAGGGCTTGTGA
- the MAPT gene encoding microtubule-associated protein tau isoform X16 — MMEDHAPGQEKHFSSGYPLQIPVDDGSDEPVSETSDAKSTPTTEDATAPLVEEGDHEDQGGVEQHGEIPEGTTAEEAGVGATPNLEDHAAGDATQGRVDKEGTEADEKKPKGPEARGGSKTGSARAGQAQRNSTNATRIPAKTPTAPKTPPSSGRKEQKKPPPAAAKTEKGEQPKSGDRSGYSSPGSPGTPGSRSRTPSLPTPPAREPKKVAVVRTPPKSPASAKTRVQPSAAPMPDLKNVKSKIGSTDNLKHQPGGGKVQIINKKLDFSSVQSKCGSKDNIKHIPGGGSVQIINKKLDFSSVQSRCGSKDNIKHIPGGGSVQIVYKPVDLSHVTSKCGSLGNIHHKPGGGQVEVKSEKLDFKDKVQSKIGSLDNISHVPGGGNKKIETHKLTFRENAKAKTDHGAEIVYKSPTISGDASPRRLSNVSSTGSINLVDSPQLATLADEVSASLAKQGL; from the exons ATGATGGAGGATCACGCACCTGGCCAGGAAAAACACTTCTCATCAG GCTATCCCCTTCAGATACCAGTCGATGATGGATCGGATGAGCCTGTTTCTGAAACATCTGACGCTAAGAGCACCCCAACTACGGAAG ATGCCACAGCACCTTTAGTGGAGGAAGGAGACCACGAGGATCAGGGTGGTGTGGAGCAGCACGGGGAGATCCCAGAAGGAACCACAG ctgaagaGGCGGGCGTGGGAGCCACTCCCAACCTGGAGGACCACGCCGCAGGAGATGCCACTCAAG GTCGTGTTGACAAGGAAGGGACCGAAGCTGATGAAAAGAAACCCAAG ggcccGGAGGCGAGGGGTGGCTCCAAGACGGGCTCGGCGCGCGCGGGGCAGGCGCAGAGGAACTCCACCAACGCCACCCGCATCCCGGCCAAGACCCCCACGGCCCCCAAGACCCCTCCCAGCTCCG gcagaaaggagcagaaaaaaccacctcctgcagcagcaaagacTGAGAAAG GTGAGCAGCCCAAGTCTGGAGACAGAAGCGGTTACAGCAGTCCCGGCTCCCCCGGGACTCCAGGCAGCCGTTCCCGCACCCCCTCTCTGCCCACCCCACCAGCCAGGGAGCCCAAGAAGGTGGCAGTGGTTCGCACCCCTCCGAAATCCCCCGCCTCTGCCAAGACCCGCGTGCAGCCGTCGGCCGCGCCCATGCCCGACCTGAAAAACGTCAAGTCCAAAATCGGCTCCACGGATAACCTGAAGCACCAGCCCGGAGGTGGCAAG GTGCAGATAATTAATAAGAAGCTGGACTTTAGCAGCGTTCAATCCAAGTGTGGCTCAAAGGATAATATCAAACACATCCCGGGCGGAGGCAGT GTGCAGATAATTAATAAGAAGCTGGACTTTAGCAGCGTTCAATCCAGGTGTGGCTCAAAGGATAATATCAAACACATCCCGGGCGGAGGCAGT GTGCAAATCGTTTACAAACCGGTGGACCTGAGCCATGTGACATCCAAATGTGGTTCCCTGGGCAACATCCATCACAAACCAG GTGGTGGCCAGGTGGAGGTGAAATCTGAGAAACTGGACTTCAAAGATAAGGTGCAGTCGAAAATCGGGTCCCTAGACAACATCAGCCACGTTCCTGGAGGAGGCAATAAAAAG ATTGAGACTCACAAGCTGACCTTCCGCGAGAACGCCAAAGCCAAGACCGACCACGGCGCCGAAATCGTCTACAAGTCCCCGACCATCTCCGGAGATGCCTCCCCGCGCCGCCTTAGCAACGTCTCCTCCACCGGCAGCATCAACCTGGTGGACTCCCCCCAGCTGGCCACGCTAGCCGACGAGGTGTCCGCCTCGCTGGCCAAGCAGGGCTTGTGA